A genomic stretch from Methylorubrum extorquens includes:
- a CDS encoding protein of unknown function (Evidence 5 : Unknown function): MFRTMYPQEAVGHAHALIGAYETAHSGLARISHEFRRDLCLALDRLGPGAAPYLRVVRSDLEDRTSAARATWPLWIDRLTDPMIDRRLIASRALLDAVESEADARGMIL, from the coding sequence ATGTTCCGCACGATGTATCCCCAGGAGGCTGTCGGGCACGCCCATGCCCTGATCGGCGCCTACGAGACCGCCCATTCCGGGCTCGCCCGAATCTCGCACGAGTTCCGCCGTGACTTGTGCCTGGCCCTGGACAGACTCGGGCCCGGCGCGGCGCCCTATCTGCGGGTCGTCCGCAGCGATCTCGAAGATCGCACCTCGGCAGCGCGCGCGACGTGGCCGCTCTGGATCGACCGGCTCACCGACCCGATGATCGATCGCCGCCTGATCGCGTCCCGTGCGCTGCTCGACGCCGTCGAGAGCGAAGCCGACGCCCGTGGGATGATTCTTTGA
- a CDS encoding putative 2-amino-3-ketobutyrate coenzyme A ligase (AKB ligase) (Glycine acetyltransferase) (Evidence 3 : Putative function from multiple computational evidences; Product type e : enzyme), with product MRHREQTDATDRDRTDGVHLLPKAASFGDRPVRGLDFASQDCLGLSTHPEIVATAADTLRRFGVRSVCAAAEAGDPGLSVALERRIADFLQMEEALLCATGRAAARTVIRGLVRSTDHVVIDAAIRSGLRESAEAATAHLHPFRHLDAEHCRARLRAIRARDAENGILVVTESLSPLDSGTPDLAALRTLCDEYGATLLVDVTQDLGCLGEDGRGHLGLQDMLGKADLVTGSFTKSFASNGGFVAARTRAVTACLRAAEADAQALSPIQIAVLLKAFTLIDEADGCERRARLMRNVLNLRTALRERALTVCGEPCTSVSVAIGSGELARLAAPRLIELGLLVDLTASGEASRLRMHVTAEHSDADIARAALGVAEALDRARADLAERSRRPNLLVAA from the coding sequence ATGAGACATCGTGAACAGACCGACGCGACGGACCGGGATCGCACGGACGGCGTCCACCTTCTGCCGAAGGCCGCCTCGTTCGGCGACCGCCCCGTCCGTGGGCTCGACTTCGCCTCGCAGGATTGCCTCGGCCTCTCGACCCACCCGGAGATCGTGGCCACCGCCGCCGACACCCTCCGCCGCTTCGGCGTGCGCAGCGTCTGCGCCGCAGCCGAGGCCGGCGATCCCGGCCTCTCGGTGGCGTTGGAGCGCCGGATCGCCGACTTCCTTCAGATGGAGGAGGCTCTGCTCTGCGCGACCGGCCGTGCCGCGGCCCGCACCGTGATCCGCGGCCTCGTGCGCTCGACCGACCACGTGGTGATCGACGCCGCCATCCGGAGCGGCCTCCGGGAGAGTGCCGAGGCGGCCACCGCACACCTCCACCCGTTCCGCCATCTCGATGCCGAGCATTGCCGCGCCCGGCTCCGGGCCATCCGGGCGCGCGACGCCGAGAACGGCATCCTCGTCGTGACCGAGAGCCTGTCGCCGCTCGATTCCGGAACGCCGGACCTCGCCGCCCTGCGCACGCTCTGTGACGAGTACGGTGCGACGCTCCTCGTGGACGTCACCCAAGATCTGGGCTGCCTCGGCGAGGACGGGCGCGGCCATCTCGGCCTCCAGGACATGCTGGGCAAGGCCGACTTGGTCACCGGCAGCTTCACGAAGAGCTTCGCCTCGAACGGCGGCTTCGTCGCCGCCCGCACCCGCGCGGTCACGGCCTGTCTGCGGGCCGCCGAGGCCGATGCGCAGGCGCTCTCGCCGATTCAAATCGCGGTGCTCCTCAAGGCCTTCACCCTCATCGACGAGGCCGACGGGTGTGAACGCCGCGCCCGGCTGATGCGCAACGTGCTGAACCTGCGCACGGCCCTGCGGGAGCGGGCGCTGACCGTCTGCGGCGAGCCCTGCACCAGCGTCTCCGTCGCGATCGGCTCCGGCGAACTCGCCCGCCTTGCCGCACCGCGCCTGATCGAACTCGGCCTGCTGGTCGATCTCACCGCGTCAGGCGAGGCCAGCCGCCTGCGGATGCACGTCACCGCCGAGCATTCCGATGCGGACATCGCACGCGCCGCCCTCGGCGTCGCCGAGGCCCTGGACCGGGCGCGCGCCGATCTGGCCGAGCGCTCGCGCCGGCCGAACCTGCTCGTCGCCGCTTAG
- a CDS encoding conserved protein of unknown function precursor; putative membrane protein (Evidence 4 : Unknown function but conserved in other organisms): MSHVSSFWVRSPLMLAGAAGFLIFGTGAASAHVKWFCAFDVAGQPRGLEQVLCADFELLTGLALVCLMFGCLMEGTPLGTALLNALDRVTASARVHSGLIVRAVVGFFLVSLWNLGGIILTPELKTDATWIPWLQLAMAAGLLWNRTLPFTAAGIVFLFGFAVWNYGVFHLADYPVFLGVAAFLALTALDRDLFGQRPIDVVRIAAAITLMWASVEKWAYPHWTDPLIAAKPAMTMGASPELFMQAAGIIEFTLAFALIWTPLVRRASAIILTAVFISAIFEFGKVDAIGHSGIIAVLIAIAADDVRVPATRRDVVLAPVYYASALMLFLGVYYFAHEALFGDGYRIGASMAGLPVI; the protein is encoded by the coding sequence ATGTCTCACGTGTCCAGCTTCTGGGTGCGCTCTCCTCTCATGCTTGCAGGCGCAGCAGGCTTTCTAATTTTCGGGACCGGGGCGGCCAGCGCCCACGTCAAATGGTTTTGTGCGTTCGACGTCGCCGGGCAGCCCCGCGGCCTCGAACAGGTTCTCTGCGCCGACTTCGAGCTTCTCACCGGATTGGCGCTCGTCTGCCTGATGTTCGGCTGTCTGATGGAGGGCACGCCGCTCGGCACCGCGCTCCTCAACGCGCTGGACCGCGTCACCGCGTCGGCTCGGGTCCATAGCGGCCTGATCGTGCGGGCGGTGGTCGGCTTCTTCCTCGTCTCGCTCTGGAACCTCGGCGGCATCATCCTGACGCCGGAGCTGAAGACCGATGCCACCTGGATCCCGTGGCTCCAGCTCGCCATGGCCGCCGGTCTGCTCTGGAATCGCACCCTTCCCTTCACCGCCGCCGGCATCGTGTTCCTGTTCGGCTTCGCTGTCTGGAACTACGGCGTCTTCCATCTCGCTGATTATCCGGTGTTCCTCGGCGTGGCCGCCTTCCTCGCCCTGACCGCCCTCGATCGCGACCTGTTCGGCCAGCGCCCGATCGACGTGGTGCGCATCGCCGCCGCGATCACCCTGATGTGGGCCTCGGTCGAGAAGTGGGCCTACCCGCACTGGACCGATCCGCTCATCGCCGCCAAGCCGGCCATGACGATGGGCGCCTCGCCGGAACTCTTCATGCAGGCCGCCGGCATCATCGAGTTCACGCTGGCCTTCGCTCTGATCTGGACGCCCCTGGTGCGCCGCGCCTCGGCGATCATCCTGACGGCGGTCTTCATCTCGGCCATCTTCGAATTCGGCAAGGTCGACGCCATCGGCCACTCGGGCATCATCGCGGTCCTGATCGCCATCGCCGCCGACGACGTCCGGGTCCCCGCCACCCGCCGGGACGTGGTTCTGGCGCCGGTCTATTATGCCAGCGCGCTGATGCTGTTCCTCGGTGTCTACTACTTCGCGCACGAAGCCCTCTTCGGCGACGGCTACAGGATCGGCGCGAGCATGGCGGGGCTTCCGGTGATCTGA
- a CDS encoding protein of unknown function; putative exported protein (Evidence 5 : Unknown function), whose protein sequence is MIALLSLVSLTCGLALAGQAPRFPGWTARMEMAGGLSLVTGLATVGAGLKAYCI, encoded by the coding sequence ATGATTGCACTGCTCAGCCTCGTCAGCCTGACCTGCGGCCTCGCTCTCGCCGGACAGGCGCCGCGCTTTCCCGGCTGGACGGCACGGATGGAGATGGCCGGCGGTCTCTCGCTCGTGACGGGTCTCGCCACGGTGGGGGCCGGACTGAAGGCCTACTGCATCTGA
- a CDS encoding protein of unknown function (Evidence 5 : Unknown function), with translation MRPARPLPVNRADSTDAASLFTDRLRGEPHSRCAGGGGPADAPLRPCLARGGGCGGRARRRRPDASGAAPLHGHAQADLRHEPRHGRLPDERVPGRRPARTAGGDQAFDDPPDDDDRHRHRGEQPHGAGDQRGLHAAPDPPDREAAGLGGRSCPPAGTHRRRHPRRDARRLDRLQPLGRRADPAAQRASPGADANLGLPAPALARRVAAEPRAHSHRRDRRRTPPRRGGGRPHRVPPRLHGGDMARPRHRSRAAARPRPQPGRAHSARAIRLIRSGGRRRTPFEGPGRGVSVSVRSEVAGEALHLPVLIADRLQAAASERFGPLGDLGRAGVDRRPPLGRFRQRALSRRGKGARGCVLLLGIRLRHADLLHNLHPSPTDVTASAPGARPHRSLLAQNGPLRVAPTPNRRPPPPFDPSVPGLAARHAAREAVATLLGPARGLALEDALAQAARGAGLDAGEAALARAIATASFRRLGFIKAALAARLRDGLPEDRPHLLALLVTGAAQILDLAVADHAAVDLSVRLAKADPQLQHLVPLVNAVLRRIARERDAIRAQESDPLAHNTPDWLARRWQAAYGEETARRIAVAHLEGAAVDLTIPHDPEIWAERLGGHPTRSRIGAARRGAAGGGRASRLRGRCLVGAGCRRCPAGAAARACPGRARRRSLRSTRRQDSPDGRRRRRGDGGGPLCCAAGTPRAEPRTPRPLRRSGHRRCPRSAGGRALRRGAARCALLGDRHHPSPSRCRLDEERSGRGPLGRSAAPPARQGRAADAPRRSLGLLHLLPGARGRQRTGGGVPGPQSGFRADRDHARPVVRPCRADRRLGRPAHPALSRRGWHRAGGRARRVLREPSAAARLSPHV, from the coding sequence CGGCTCGGCCTCTTCCCGTCAACAGGGCTGACAGCACGGATGCCGCGTCGCTTTTCACGGATCGCCTTCGTGGCGAGCCCCACAGCCGATGCGCGGGAGGCGGCGGACCTGCTGATGCGCCGCTACGACCATGTCTCGCCCGAGGAGGCGGATGTGGTGGTCGCGCTCGGCGGCGACGGCCTGATGCTTCAGGTGCTGCACCGCTTCATGGACACGCCCAAGCCGATCTACGGCATGAACCGCGGCACGGTCGGCTTCCTGATGAACGAGTTCCGGGAAGAAGGCCTGCTCGAACGGCTGGAGGCGACCAAGCGTTCGACGATCCACCCGATGACGATGATCGCCACCGACACCGAGGGGAACAGCCACACGGCGCGGGCGATCAACGAGGTCTACATGCTGCGCCAGACCCACCAGACCGCGAAGCTGCGGGTCTCGGTGGACGATCATGTCCGCCTGCCGGAACTCATCGCCGACGGCATCCTCGCCGCGACGCCCGCCGGCTCGACCGCCTACAACCTCTCGGTCGGCGGGCCGATCCTGCCGCTCAACGCGCATCTCCTGGCGCTGACGCCAATCTCGGCCTTCCGGCCCCGGCGCTGGCGCGGCGCGTTGCTGCCGAACCACGCGCGCATTCGCATCGACGTGATCGACGCCGAACACCGCCCCGTCGCGGCGGTGGCCGACCACACCGAGTTCCGCCGCGTCTGCACGGTGGAGACATGGCTCGACCACGCCACCGATCTCGTGCTGCTGCACGACCCCGGCCACAGCCTGGAAGAGCGCATTCTGCGCGAGCAATTCGGCTGATTCGCTCCGGCGGCCGACGCCGGACGCCCTTCGAGGGGCCCGGGCGAGGAGTTAGCGTCAGCGTCCGGTCAGAAGTCGCTGGCGAGGCCCTTCACCTCCCAGTCCTCATAGCGGACAGGCTCCAGGCCGCCGCGTCCGAGCGTTTCGGGCCGCTCGGCGATCTTGGCCGCGCGGGCGTCGATCGCCGCCCGCCGCTCGGCCGCTTCCGCCAGCGCGCGCTGAGCCGCCGGGGAAAGGGCGCGCGAGGCTGCGTCCTTCTCCTTGGCATCCGCCTGCGTCATGCCGATCTCCTTCATAACTTGCATCCCTCGCCGACAGATGTGACTGCGTCGGCTCCGGGGGCGAGACCCCACCGATCCCTTTTAGCCCAGAACGGCCCTTTACGCGTGGCACCGACCCCCAACCGCCGCCCGCCGCCCCCCTTCGACCCGTCGGTCCCCGGCCTTGCGGCACGCCATGCCGCGCGGGAAGCGGTGGCGACCCTGCTCGGCCCCGCCCGCGGCCTGGCGCTTGAGGACGCGCTCGCCCAGGCCGCCCGCGGCGCAGGGTTGGATGCGGGAGAAGCCGCGCTGGCTCGAGCGATCGCCACGGCGAGCTTCCGCCGCCTCGGCTTCATCAAGGCGGCGCTCGCCGCCCGCCTGCGGGATGGCTTGCCGGAGGATAGGCCCCACCTCCTCGCCCTGCTGGTGACGGGTGCGGCGCAGATCCTCGATCTGGCGGTGGCCGACCACGCCGCCGTCGATCTCTCGGTGCGCCTCGCCAAAGCTGATCCGCAGCTCCAGCACCTCGTGCCCCTCGTCAACGCCGTTCTGCGCCGGATCGCGCGCGAGCGTGACGCGATCCGGGCGCAGGAGAGCGATCCGCTCGCCCATAACACCCCGGATTGGCTCGCCCGGCGCTGGCAGGCCGCCTACGGTGAGGAGACGGCGCGCCGCATCGCCGTCGCACATCTCGAAGGCGCGGCCGTCGATCTCACGATTCCCCACGATCCCGAGATCTGGGCCGAACGGCTCGGGGGGCATCCGACTCGATCTCGGATCGGTGCGGCTCGCCGAGGTGCGGCAGGCGGTGGCCGAGCTTCCCGGCTACGCGGAAGGTGCTTGGTGGGTGCAGGATGCCGCCGCTGCCCTGCCGGTGCGGCTGCTCGCGCCTGTCCCGGGCGAGCGCGTCGTCGATCTCTGCGCAGCACCCGGCGGCAAGACAGCCCAGATGGCCGCCGCCGGCGCCGCGGTGACGGCGGTGGACCGCTCTGCTGTGCGGCTGGAACGCCTCGGGCGGAACCTCGAACGCCTCGGCCTCTCCGCCGAAGTGGTCACCGCCGATGCCCTCGCTCTGCCGGAGGACGCGCCCTTCGACGCGGTGCTGCTCGATGCGCCCTGCTCGGCGACCGGCACCATCCGTCGCCATCCCGATGTCGTCTGGACGAAGAGCGAAGCGGACGTGGTCCGCTTGGCCGGTCTGCAGCGCCGCCTGCTCGACAAGGCCGCGCGGCTGACGCGCCCCGGCGGTCGCTTGGTCTACTGCACTTGCTCCCTGGAGCCCGAGGAAGGCAGCGCACAGGTGGCGGCGTTCCTGGCCCGCAATCCGGATTTCGAGCGGATCGCGATCACGCCCGACCGGTTGTCCGGCCATGCCGAGCTGATCGACGCCTCGGGCGACCTGCGCACCCTGCCCTCTCACGTCGTGGGTGGCATCGGGCGGGCGGGCGGGCTCGACGGGTTCTTCGCGAGCCTTCTGCGGCGGCGCGACTGAGCCCGCACGTTTGA
- a CDS encoding 16S rRNA m5C967 methyltransferase, S-adenosyl-L-methionine-dependent (fragment): MRLAEVRQAVAELPGYAEGAWWVQDAAAALPVRLLAPVPGERVVDLCAAPGGKTAQMAAAGAAVTAVDRSAVRLERLGRNLERLGLSAEVVTADALALPEDAPFDAVLLDAPCSATGTIRRHPDVVWTKSEADVVRLAGLQRRLLDKAARLTRPGGRLVYCTCSLEPEEGSAQVAAFLARNPDFERIAITPDRLSGHAELIDASGDLRTLPSHVVGGIGRAGGLDGFFASLLRRRD, translated from the coding sequence GTGCGGCTCGCCGAGGTGCGGCAGGCGGTGGCCGAGCTTCCCGGCTACGCGGAAGGTGCTTGGTGGGTGCAGGATGCCGCCGCTGCCCTGCCGGTGCGGCTGCTCGCGCCTGTCCCGGGCGAGCGCGTCGTCGATCTCTGCGCAGCACCCGGCGGCAAGACAGCCCAGATGGCCGCCGCCGGCGCCGCGGTGACGGCGGTGGACCGCTCTGCTGTGCGGCTGGAACGCCTCGGGCGGAACCTCGAACGCCTCGGCCTCTCCGCCGAAGTGGTCACCGCCGATGCCCTCGCTCTGCCGGAGGACGCGCCCTTCGACGCGGTGCTGCTCGATGCGCCCTGCTCGGCGACCGGCACCATCCGTCGCCATCCCGATGTCGTCTGGACGAAGAGCGAAGCGGACGTGGTCCGCTTGGCCGGTCTGCAGCGCCGCCTGCTCGACAAGGCCGCGCGGCTGACGCGCCCCGGCGGTCGCTTGGTCTACTGCACTTGCTCCCTGGAGCCCGAGGAAGGCAGCGCACAGGTGGCGGCGTTCCTGGCCCGCAATCCGGATTTCGAGCGGATCGCGATCACGCCCGACCGGTTGTCCGGCCATGCCGAGCTGATCGACGCCTCGGGCGACCTGCGCACCCTGCCCTCTCACGTCGTGGGTGGCATCGGGCGGGCGGGCGGGCTCGACGGGTTCTTCGCGAGCCTTCTGCGGCGGCGCGACTGA
- a CDS encoding conserved protein of unknown function (Evidence 4 : Unknown function but conserved in other organisms), producing MKEIGMTQADAKEKDAASRALSPAAQRALAEAAERRAAIDARAAKIAERPETLGRGGLEPVRYEDWEVKGLASDF from the coding sequence ATGAAGGAGATCGGCATGACGCAGGCGGATGCCAAGGAGAAGGACGCAGCCTCGCGCGCCCTTTCCCCGGCGGCTCAGCGCGCGCTGGCGGAAGCGGCCGAGCGGCGGGCGGCGATCGACGCCCGCGCGGCCAAGATCGCCGAGCGGCCCGAAACGCTCGGACGCGGCGGCCTGGAGCCTGTCCGCTATGAGGACTGGGAGGTGAAGGGCCTCGCCAGCGACTTCTGA
- the ppnK gene encoding putative inorganic polyphosphate/ATP-NAD kinase (Poly(P)/ATP NAD kinase) (Evidence 3 : Putative function from multiple computational evidences; PubMedId : 11259647; Product type e : enzyme) translates to MPRRFSRIAFVASPTADAREAADLLMRRYDHVSPEEADVVVALGGDGLMLQVLHRFMDTPKPIYGMNRGTVGFLMNEFREEGLLERLEATKRSTIHPMTMIATDTEGNSHTARAINEVYMLRQTHQTAKLRVSVDDHVRLPELIADGILAATPAGSTAYNLSVGGPILPLNAHLLALTPISAFRPRRWRGALLPNHARIRIDVIDAEHRPVAAVADHTEFRRVCTVETWLDHATDLVLLHDPGHSLEERILREQFG, encoded by the coding sequence ATGCCGCGTCGCTTTTCACGGATCGCCTTCGTGGCGAGCCCCACAGCCGATGCGCGGGAGGCGGCGGACCTGCTGATGCGCCGCTACGACCATGTCTCGCCCGAGGAGGCGGATGTGGTGGTCGCGCTCGGCGGCGACGGCCTGATGCTTCAGGTGCTGCACCGCTTCATGGACACGCCCAAGCCGATCTACGGCATGAACCGCGGCACGGTCGGCTTCCTGATGAACGAGTTCCGGGAAGAAGGCCTGCTCGAACGGCTGGAGGCGACCAAGCGTTCGACGATCCACCCGATGACGATGATCGCCACCGACACCGAGGGGAACAGCCACACGGCGCGGGCGATCAACGAGGTCTACATGCTGCGCCAGACCCACCAGACCGCGAAGCTGCGGGTCTCGGTGGACGATCATGTCCGCCTGCCGGAACTCATCGCCGACGGCATCCTCGCCGCGACGCCCGCCGGCTCGACCGCCTACAACCTCTCGGTCGGCGGGCCGATCCTGCCGCTCAACGCGCATCTCCTGGCGCTGACGCCAATCTCGGCCTTCCGGCCCCGGCGCTGGCGCGGCGCGTTGCTGCCGAACCACGCGCGCATTCGCATCGACGTGATCGACGCCGAACACCGCCCCGTCGCGGCGGTGGCCGACCACACCGAGTTCCGCCGCGTCTGCACGGTGGAGACATGGCTCGACCACGCCACCGATCTCGTGCTGCTGCACGACCCCGGCCACAGCCTGGAAGAGCGCATTCTGCGCGAGCAATTCGGCTGA